A genomic window from Cupriavidus basilensis includes:
- the pilB gene encoding type IV-A pilus assembly ATPase PilB: MTLGLALAQSRRIAPALLAQLEQSAREKKSQLIDEIIASGTMTAHDVAIFAADKYQLPLIDLNQYNLNKVPPALAGNREFHAHRLLPLGRRENRLVLALSDPGNQAGLDAIKQKYNVPVEPVVVEHDKLMQYVRSASDDSSGSIKSIGPGHVERKMIDYDPVASAGALRNKTAADIDDAPVVRFLHKLLTEAFHRGASDLHFEPFETFYRIRFRVDGVLQEVARPPVDIRDKISTRIKVLSRLDISEKRVPQDGRMKLLIALPKEKGGDKDGKDSKEPKETVEKAIDFRVSTLPTLFGEKIVIRILESSSDKLDIDQLGYEPAQKALLLDVIKRPYGMVLVTGPTGSGKTVSLYTFLNRLNQGDINISTAEDPAEIQLPGINQVNVNEKAGLTFSAALRSFLRQDPDIIMVGEIRDLETADISIKAAQTGHLVFSTLHTNDAPTTLTRLMNMGVAPFNIASSVLMITAQRLARRLCTCKRPGELAREVLADAGFQDEDLDGSWQPYHPVGCERCNGSGYKGRCGIYQVMPITEPMQQIILAHGTALEIAEQARKDGVLSLREAGLAKVKQGLTSLEEVLATTNM, translated from the coding sequence ATGACACTTGGTCTAGCTCTTGCACAGAGCCGGCGTATCGCGCCGGCCCTGCTCGCCCAGCTTGAACAGTCGGCACGAGAAAAAAAGTCGCAGCTGATCGACGAGATCATTGCCAGCGGCACCATGACTGCACATGATGTGGCGATCTTCGCGGCTGATAAGTATCAGCTGCCGCTGATCGATCTGAATCAGTACAACCTCAACAAGGTGCCGCCGGCGCTGGCGGGCAATCGCGAGTTCCACGCGCACCGCCTGCTGCCACTGGGCCGGCGCGAGAACCGCCTGGTGCTGGCGTTGTCCGACCCGGGCAACCAGGCCGGGCTGGACGCCATCAAGCAGAAATACAACGTGCCGGTGGAACCCGTCGTGGTCGAGCACGACAAGCTGATGCAATATGTGCGCTCGGCTTCCGACGACAGCAGCGGCTCGATCAAGTCGATCGGTCCCGGCCATGTCGAGCGCAAGATGATCGACTACGACCCGGTGGCGTCCGCCGGGGCGCTGCGCAACAAGACCGCGGCCGACATCGACGACGCGCCAGTGGTTCGCTTCCTGCACAAGCTGCTGACGGAAGCCTTCCATCGCGGCGCCTCCGATCTTCACTTCGAGCCGTTCGAGACCTTCTACCGCATCCGCTTCCGGGTGGATGGCGTGTTGCAGGAAGTGGCACGGCCGCCAGTGGACATCCGCGACAAGATCTCCACCCGGATCAAGGTGCTGTCGCGCCTGGACATCTCGGAAAAGCGCGTGCCGCAAGATGGCCGCATGAAGCTGCTGATCGCGCTGCCCAAGGAAAAGGGCGGCGACAAAGACGGCAAGGACAGCAAGGAGCCCAAGGAAACCGTGGAGAAGGCGATCGACTTCCGCGTCTCCACGCTGCCGACGCTGTTCGGCGAGAAGATCGTGATCCGGATCCTGGAGTCATCGTCCGACAAGCTCGACATCGACCAGCTCGGCTACGAGCCGGCGCAAAAGGCGCTGCTGCTGGACGTGATCAAGCGCCCCTACGGCATGGTGCTGGTGACCGGCCCCACCGGCAGCGGCAAGACGGTGTCGCTGTACACCTTCCTGAACCGGCTGAACCAGGGCGACATCAATATCTCGACCGCCGAGGATCCGGCGGAAATCCAGTTGCCCGGCATCAACCAGGTCAACGTCAACGAAAAAGCCGGCCTGACTTTCTCCGCCGCGCTGCGCTCCTTCCTGCGCCAGGATCCCGACATCATCATGGTCGGCGAAATCCGCGACCTGGAGACCGCCGACATCTCGATCAAGGCTGCACAGACTGGCCACCTGGTGTTCTCGACGCTGCACACCAACGACGCGCCGACCACGCTCACGCGCCTGATGAACATGGGTGTCGCGCCGTTCAATATCGCGTCGAGCGTGCTGATGATCACCGCGCAGCGGCTTGCGCGGCGGCTGTGCACCTGCAAGCGCCCCGGCGAGCTGGCGCGCGAGGTGCTGGCCGACGCCGGCTTCCAGGACGAGGACCTCGACGGCAGCTGGCAGCCTTACCACCCGGTCGGGTGCGAGCGCTGCAACGGCAGCGGCTACAAGGGCCGCTGCGGCATCTACCAGGTGATGCCGATCACCGAGCCGATGCAGCAGATCATCCTCGCGCATGGCACGGCGCTGGAAATCGCCGAACAAGCGCGTAAAGATGGCGTGCTATCGTTGCGCGAAGCTGGCCTGGCCAAGGTGAAGCAGGGTCTCACCTCGCTCGAAGAAGTGCTGGCCACAACAAATATGTAA
- a CDS encoding type II secretion system F family protein has product MATRAPAAAARKAAAPTGKPGRKAPTQYLFEWEGKDRKGKAFSGELRAESQAEVNATLRKQGLTVVKLKKRRAARGKKITQKDIAYFTRQLSTMLKAGIPLLQSIDIIARGHANPNFTQLLSEIRFDIESGSSMAQAFRRHPRYFDTLYCNLIDAGEQGGILDALLERLSLYMEKTIALKSQIKSAMIYPIAVLSVAFAVTVILMIFVIPAFKGVFSSFGANLPAPTLVVIAMSDFFVDNWYLIIGAPIIGITMYIRGLKRSEKVQRASDRLLLKLPIFGSLFRKAVIARWTRTLATMFAAGTPLVESMESVAGAAGNWVYYDATKEIEQSVRIGTSLTNAMQATHVFDSMVLQMTQIGEESGALDNMLLKVAEFYEREVDDAVAAISSLIEPLIIVVLGVLIGGMVVAMYLPIFKLGQVV; this is encoded by the coding sequence ATGGCGACACGCGCACCGGCCGCAGCCGCTCGCAAGGCGGCCGCGCCCACGGGGAAACCAGGGCGCAAGGCACCCACGCAGTACCTGTTCGAGTGGGAAGGCAAGGACCGCAAGGGCAAGGCGTTCTCGGGCGAGCTGCGCGCGGAGAGTCAGGCCGAGGTCAATGCCACGCTGCGAAAGCAGGGGCTGACGGTCGTCAAGCTGAAAAAGCGGCGGGCCGCGCGCGGGAAGAAGATTACCCAGAAGGACATCGCGTACTTCACGCGCCAGCTGTCCACCATGCTCAAGGCGGGCATCCCGTTGCTGCAATCGATCGACATCATCGCGCGCGGGCATGCCAACCCCAACTTCACCCAGTTGCTGTCCGAGATCCGCTTTGACATCGAATCCGGCAGCAGCATGGCGCAGGCCTTCCGCCGCCATCCGCGCTACTTCGACACGCTTTACTGCAACCTGATCGATGCCGGCGAGCAGGGCGGTATCCTGGACGCCCTGCTGGAGCGCTTGTCGCTCTATATGGAAAAGACCATCGCGCTGAAGAGCCAGATCAAGTCAGCCATGATCTACCCGATCGCCGTGCTGAGCGTGGCCTTCGCGGTGACGGTCATCCTGATGATCTTCGTGATCCCGGCGTTCAAGGGCGTGTTCTCCAGCTTCGGCGCCAACCTGCCGGCGCCGACCCTGGTAGTGATCGCCATGTCGGACTTCTTCGTCGACAATTGGTACCTGATCATCGGCGCGCCGATCATCGGCATCACGATGTACATACGCGGGCTAAAACGCTCGGAGAAGGTCCAGCGCGCCAGTGACCGCCTGTTGCTCAAGCTGCCGATCTTCGGCTCGCTGTTCCGCAAAGCGGTGATCGCCCGCTGGACTCGCACGCTTGCCACCATGTTCGCCGCCGGCACGCCGCTGGTGGAATCGATGGAGTCGGTCGCCGGCGCCGCCGGCAACTGGGTCTACTACGACGCCACCAAGGAAATCGAGCAATCGGTACGCATCGGTACCAGCCTGACCAACGCCATGCAGGCAACCCATGTCTTCGATAGCATGGTGTTGCAGATGACGCAGATCGGCGAGGAATCCGGCGCGCTGGATAACATGCTGCTGAAGGTGGCGGAGTTCTACGAGCGCGAGGTCGATGACGCTGTCGCCGCCATCTCCAGCCTGATCGAGCCGCTGATCATCGTGGTCCTGGGCGTGCTGATTGGCGGCATGGTGGTGGCAATGTATCTTCCGATCTTCAAACTGGGACAGGTGGTGTAA